Proteins found in one ANME-2 cluster archaeon genomic segment:
- a CDS encoding ABC transporter ATP-binding protein, which translates to MLDIQGITLIRDGKEILHEVSLSVEDGNIHCIVGPNGSGKSSLAYTIMGCSGYLPSSGTIEFNGQDVTHLSLSQRAKAGITLAWQEPARFEGLSVKDYLAICCKGEVDYKGFARVLALVNLSPKRYLEREVGETLSGGERKRVELASIVMTHPKLAILDEPDSGIDVVSIQDIVTLIQVLKEEGAAVLVITHRPEIVNRGDSASLICDGRIVLSGTPPRVSEHYLERCRPCEVETVHRT; encoded by the coding sequence AGGATGGAAATATCCATTGCATCGTGGGACCGAACGGGTCAGGAAAAAGTTCCCTTGCGTACACGATCATGGGCTGCAGTGGTTATCTACCGTCAAGCGGTACCATTGAATTCAACGGACAGGATGTGACCCATCTGAGCCTGAGCCAGAGGGCGAAAGCAGGTATTACGCTGGCATGGCAGGAACCGGCACGATTTGAAGGTCTGAGCGTGAAAGATTATCTGGCGATATGCTGCAAAGGCGAGGTAGATTATAAAGGGTTTGCACGGGTCCTGGCGCTGGTGAACCTGAGCCCGAAGCGGTACCTGGAACGGGAGGTTGGAGAAACGCTGAGTGGAGGCGAGCGCAAGCGTGTGGAACTGGCTTCGATCGTGATGACGCACCCGAAACTTGCCATTCTCGATGAACCGGACAGCGGGATAGATGTGGTATCCATACAGGACATTGTCACCTTGATACAGGTACTGAAGGAGGAGGGCGCTGCGGTACTGGTGATCACCCACCGGCCTGAAATCGTCAATAGAGGGGATTCGGCCTCGTTGATATGTGACGGCAGGATCGTATTGTCTGGGACCCCGCCCCGGGTGTCAGAACATTACCTGGAGCGGTGCAGGCCCTGTGAAGTTGAAACGGTACACCGGACATGA